The Microbacterium amylolyticum genome includes the window GATGACGCCGATGCGCGGGCCGTGACGGCGGCATGGGACACCGCGGGAGTCGCGTCAGAAACTCTCGCAACCAGCCACAGCGTTGACAGCGCTTCTGGCACCAGTGCACAGGGGGCCGAGTTCGTCCAGGTGATTCCCGCTGGTACCTACGCGAACGGTGGCGACGTCACAATCGGCGTCACCCGGACAGGAGAAACCGCATGACGGACAACACTCGCGATTCTGGGGACGTCATATCGTCATCGACTCCGTCAGACCGGCGACGTGCGGACGATGCCTACGCGAAACTGCTGGCTCGCGCAGGGGAGAGGTGGGTGCAGCCCCGCCTCGAACGCACCGCCCGCCTGCTCGAGTATCTCGACAACCCACAGCGCACGTACCGCGTCGTTCACATCACGGGCACGAACGGTAAGACATCGACCGCGCGCATGATCGAGAGCCTTATCAGGGCACACGGGCTGCGAACGGGCCTCTTCACTAGCCCGCACCTCGTGCGATTCACCGAGCGTATCCTCATCGACGGCCGTCCCATCGACGATTCGGCCGTTGCGGAAGCCTGGGACGAGCTCGCGCCCTTCCTACCGATTGTGGACGCGGAACTCGCACAGGACGACCAGGAGCCGTTGACGTTCTTCGAGGTGCTGACGGCTCTCGCCTTCGTTGCCTGCGCCGACGCTCCCGTTGATGTCCTCGTGCTGGAGGTTGGCATGGGAGGCGCATGGGACTCGACGAACACCGCCGATGGTGATGTCGCCGTCTTCACGCCGATTGCTCTCGATCACGCCGACCGACTTGGCAGCACGATTGAGGAAATCGCGCGAGTCAAGGCGGGAATCATCAAGCCTGGGTCTCTCGTCGTCTCGGCCCAGCAGGAGCCCGCCGCCGCGGCGGTGCTGCGTGAGGTCGCGAGCGACAGAGGAACGTCCGTCGCGTTCGAAGGCAGCGAGTTCTCGCGAGCAGGTGGCGCTCTCGCTGTTGGGGGACAGCTCGTCACGGTTCAGGGGCTTGCGGGCCGATACGACGAAGAGTTCCTTCCCCTCTTTGGTGCGCACCAGGGCGACAACGTGGCACTCGCGGTCGCGGCTGTTGAGTCGCTCATCGGCGGCGGCGAACAGCGGATTGCCCCCGATGTCCTCACGGAGGGCTTCGCCGAGTCGACATCGCCGGGTCGCATGCAGCTGATCGGGACGGAGCCGACTGTTCTCGTCGACGCCGCGCACAACCCGCACGGCGCGGCCGCTTTGGTGCAGGCGCTAGAGGAGACCTTCGATGTCGACGAATGGGGCGTCGTCTTCGGCGCGATGGCTGACAAGGACATCGCGGGAATCATTGAGCAGTTGCGCCCCGTGATCTCTCACCTCTTCGCGACCGAGGCGAATAGCGATCGTTCGGCCTCCGCTGACGAGATCGCAGACATCGCCGAAGCGGCATACCTGCGCCCGACCGTGCATCGCGATATCGCTGACGCTGCAGATGCGGCCCGTGAATGGGCCGCTGAGGGCCAAAAGCGTGCTGTCGTCATCGTCGGATCGATCGTCCTCGGAGGCGAAGCCATTGCGCTCGCACGCGCTGAGGGATGGAAGAAGCAGGGAACTGACCGATGACGGATGACTCGACGCCCGCGCCCCGACCGCGCCGCTATCGCAGCCTGCCCGAGAAGCTCGGCAGCGCCGTTCTCGGATTTGAATCGATCGTCGTTTTCCTCGCGGGCCTGACCGTTTACGGCCTGAGAGCGCTCCCCGGCGACATCCCCGCGTGGTGGGCCGTGATCGCCGGTACCGTGCTCCTGCTCGTCCTCATTCTGCTCAGTGGGATGCTCCGCTACCGGTGGGCGCGCGTCGCCGGATGGATCGTACAGGGGATCATCGCACTGGGTGCTCTGCTTGTCCCGTCGATTCTGTTGATCACGCTCATCTTCGGTGGGCTGTGGGCGTATGCGATGGTGGGCGGCGCCAAGATCGAGCGCCGCGTACAGCTGGCGAAGAACGACGACGACCTTCCGTCCTAAGCAGGAACATCGACACCGCGCGATAGCGTTGGTGCCACCCCCTCCCCATAACAGGAAGGCAGACATGTCCACGGAACACACCCTGGTCCTTGTGAAGCCCGATGGCGTTGCGCGCGGCTTGACCGGCCAGATCCTCGCTCGGATCGAAGCAAAGGGCTACGAGCTCGTCGACCTGAAGAAGTTCACGCCCGGCCGTGAGCTGCTCGAGGCGCACTATGCCGAGCACGAGGGAAAGCCCTTCTACGAACCGCTCGTCGCCTTCATGATGTCCGGCGATGTCGTCGCCGCGAAGGTGTCGGGACATCGCGTCATCGAAGGATTCCGCTCGCTTGCGGGAACCACCGACCCCACGACGGCGGCGCCGGGAACTATCCGTGGCGACCTCGGCCGTGACTGGGATCTGAAGGTGCAGCAGAACCTGGTGCACGGCTCTGACAGCTCCGAGTCTGCCGAGCGTGAACTCGCGCTCTGGTTCGGTTAAGGGTTACTCAGCAACAACACAACGGCGCCGCTTCCCCGAGGGGAGGCGGCGCCGTTGTGTTGGGCGCATGTCAGAAGAACATGTCGAGAAGGTTGAGGCGAAGTTCTGCGATAACGGCAATCGTGACGAAAGCGACCGTGACAATCAGGGGCATCCAGCCCATGAGGGTGTTCGCAAACGTGCGAACGCCGCGCGGCAGCGGGATTGCGCCGATTCGTACCGTGTGAAGGATCACCGCGAAGAACGAGGGAATCGTGACGACCCACGTCACCATGCACCAGGGGCACAGCGTTCCGAGGATGAAAATGCTCTGCCAGATGAGCCAGATCACGAACCCGAATGCGAAGGTCATTCCGCCGGCGAACAGCGCCCAGAACCACTTGGCAAAGCGCGCACCGGACAAAATGGCGACGCCAACGACCAGAGGCGCCATCCATCCGATGAGGCCGATTAGCGGGTTTGGAAAGCCGAACACCGCGCCCTGCTCTGATGAGAGATTGGCCCCGCACTGAATGACGACGCTGAAGTCGCACGCCGCCATGTGGTCGGGGTCGGCGAGCACAGCGAGCTTCTCGAGGGTGAGCTCGAAGGCAGCCCATAGACCGACGGCGCCGGCAATGACCAACCAGAGTGCCAGAACGGTGGGACGCGTGTGCGTTTTCTCCATGTCCTTAGTGTGCCAGGAGTAGTTCATGAACGGGCCGAGGATCCGCTCCCGCGACGCGCCGAGAAACGCCAGATCCGCGCCTGATGACGTCCGACGCAGGAAAGTGAGATAATGCAAGGGCGTGTAGGCGGATATTCGCCTCACGGAGAAGACTTCGGAGCAACGGATGCTCCGCGCGACCAGAGCCCGCGGGCCGGTCGCATACCGTTTGGGAGTCGCCCCGCGAGTCGCGCGGCGACCTGATCGCAGACGGGCGGTTCCGACCGCTCGCGCAGGGAGCTTGCCAGAGATGGCCGAAGAAACGACAGACACCACAACACACACCGATAGCGCCCCGGAAGAGCAGTCAGAGGTGGTTGCCCCCGCGGCAGACGCCGACACGACGGAGCCACAGCAGGACGACGCGGAGAGCACAGAGGACAACGCGAAGAACGCGATTCCGACGGCCGTCAGCCTCGGCCTCATTCCTGAGACCTTCGTCTCACAGGTTTCGACGCAGCTGTCCTTCTACGCGCCAGACGTCAGCCTGCTGCCGCCGTTGCCCCCGCTGCCGGGGGGAGGCCGCGCTCCTTTCGA containing:
- a CDS encoding bifunctional folylpolyglutamate synthase/dihydrofolate synthase; this translates as MTDNTRDSGDVISSSTPSDRRRADDAYAKLLARAGERWVQPRLERTARLLEYLDNPQRTYRVVHITGTNGKTSTARMIESLIRAHGLRTGLFTSPHLVRFTERILIDGRPIDDSAVAEAWDELAPFLPIVDAELAQDDQEPLTFFEVLTALAFVACADAPVDVLVLEVGMGGAWDSTNTADGDVAVFTPIALDHADRLGSTIEEIARVKAGIIKPGSLVVSAQQEPAAAAVLREVASDRGTSVAFEGSEFSRAGGALAVGGQLVTVQGLAGRYDEEFLPLFGAHQGDNVALAVAAVESLIGGGEQRIAPDVLTEGFAESTSPGRMQLIGTEPTVLVDAAHNPHGAAALVQALEETFDVDEWGVVFGAMADKDIAGIIEQLRPVISHLFATEANSDRSASADEIADIAEAAYLRPTVHRDIADAADAAREWAAEGQKRAVVIVGSIVLGGEAIALARAEGWKKQGTDR
- a CDS encoding DUF4233 domain-containing protein, whose protein sequence is MTDDSTPAPRPRRYRSLPEKLGSAVLGFESIVVFLAGLTVYGLRALPGDIPAWWAVIAGTVLLLVLILLSGMLRYRWARVAGWIVQGIIALGALLVPSILLITLIFGGLWAYAMVGGAKIERRVQLAKNDDDLPS
- the ndk gene encoding nucleoside-diphosphate kinase: MSTEHTLVLVKPDGVARGLTGQILARIEAKGYELVDLKKFTPGRELLEAHYAEHEGKPFYEPLVAFMMSGDVVAAKVSGHRVIEGFRSLAGTTDPTTAAPGTIRGDLGRDWDLKVQQNLVHGSDSSESAERELALWFG
- a CDS encoding vitamin K epoxide reductase family protein; translated protein: MEKTHTRPTVLALWLVIAGAVGLWAAFELTLEKLAVLADPDHMAACDFSVVIQCGANLSSEQGAVFGFPNPLIGLIGWMAPLVVGVAILSGARFAKWFWALFAGGMTFAFGFVIWLIWQSIFILGTLCPWCMVTWVVTIPSFFAVILHTVRIGAIPLPRGVRTFANTLMGWMPLIVTVAFVTIAVIAELRLNLLDMFF